AGGATGTGGTTAAAGTCAGACCTCTGTTTCTGGCTAATGTTAAGTTTGTTGTCGGGGATGGTTTGTCTATTCGTTTTTGGCTTGACTGGTAGTGTGGGGACTCACCGCTCTCTGTGAGGTTTCCCACACTCTTTTCTTATTGCCCTAACCCGAATATATCTATCGCCGAGCTTTCGGCTAACAATTGGGACTTGGCTTTCCggcgttccctttctcctgtagAGTTCGAAGAATGGCAAAGTCTCTCTGCTCTCTTCCCTACGCTCTCGGAGAACGCGGACACGGTGGTGTGGCCCCATACTTCCTCTGGTCGCTTCTCGGTTAAATCTCTATATTCTAAGCTTATTGGTGGATCTCCCACCAATAGATTTACTCAGGTTTGGCGGGCCTGAATTCCCCTGAAAATTAAGATCTTCCTTTGGCAAGCTTTTAGAGGTTGTCTGCTAGCGGCGGACCAAATTCATAAAAGGAATGGCCCGGGATCAGAGTTTTGTACCCTCTGTGGTGTCGTGGAGGACACAAATCATATATTTTTCAGTGTGTTTTGGCCAAGCTGGTTTGGAGTTGTGTTAGATCGTGGCTCCAGGTCCCCTGGGACCCTTCGTCCTTTTCTGAGCTCCGAGCCCTTGCTAATCATCTGGTTGGAGTTACTAAAAGGGTCTTCCGGGTAGGACTTGGAGCGATTTGTTGGTCGTTGTGGACGATTAGGAATAAGTTTACCATCGAGCATGTTTTCCCTGCTAAGCCTGCTGACTGCTTATTTAAATCATGTGTGTTCTTGCAGCAGTGGAGATCATTGACTAAGACGGAGGACCGGGATGCTCTTGATCTCCTGATCTCTAAAGTTCGGGCCTCGGCGTCTTCTCTATCCAGACAGGAGCATGTTGCTTAGATGTTTTGCGGTGCTTCGACTAGTTGCTGGCTAAGTCGCTTTCAGTCTCTCCGGCCTGCGTGCCGTGTGCTGGCCTGGGTGCCATGTATCTCTCCTTAAAACTGTGGGGCTACTTTGTGTTTGTTCGCTTGGTTGATGTTGTGCGTTGGTACTCTGCCTAGTGGCTTTATTTATAAAATCGAGCGTATGTCTTTTCTCTAAAAAAACGCCATAATAGGATGCATTGAGAGTAGCCTTATCATACTTGACTGCCACCGCCGGTCAGTTGGTTAGCCCAGCGGGAGCACAGGCTGCCCACCCTGGTTCGAGTTCCGACTCAGCCGAAAGGGTGCTTAAAGATTTTCTTCTATAAAAATATGTCGTTAAGGGCTAGTCCTGGCTGGCCTCCGTATACTAGACCACTATCCCGCTAGACCAAGTCAATATACTTTGCATGGTACAGCACGCTATCGTATCACTTTTatattcagttttgacagttaagtatGTCGTTGAACGGAATGGCTCTGTCCGACATTTTTTGTACAACATTCACACCATACTCTCTGATCGAACGGACACGCAGTGCTGGCCAACTAAGTTGGACGGTGCAGGTGTTGCATCGGGCACACGTCAGACAAGAATCATCGTAGCCGAACTCGCTGTTGAAATGCTTTTACAGACTAAGAAAGACCAAGCGGCCAATAATGGAGGCATGAGCACGGCATATACCTTTAGCTGGGTTCCATGGACCCATATTAATCCATTAGTTAATCAACCAATTAACAAATTAGCTGTCGTTGCGCGTCAGATAAAACAACTTGGAATTTCTTGTCAGCAAAACTAGTTTATGCTCTCATGAGAGGGACATCAATATTTGTTATATGTTCAACAACTAGTGCATAACCGGGGTGACAGCTTGCTCAACAAAAAATAGCCATTTCTTCCTTCTTCGTCCGAAACCAAACACAGAAGCAACCAAGCCAGAGATCCAACATCTAAACCGAGGCGACCTTTCTTGCTACATACTCCTCTCATCACCTGTACTTACTTGACTTCACCCTGCACTTCCACAGTCATATAGGTTGCTACTTCGTTGTCTTTCTAGACCACCAGATCAAGAATACGCAGCATgtgtggaaagatggatgaggtTCACCTCCACATGGAGCACAAGGTATGCTTTTCTTCAAGCTGGCCGGTAGCAATCGATCTATCTTTATTTTGTCAAAATTAAAATGCTAATTTTCAAAGTATTGATAGTTCTCTCAAATCAATAATAATGTTGACAAGTCGATTTCTCTTCGCTAATTTAGGGTATACCCGGTGGAGAATTTGGAGGAGTTCGTGCCTCAATGTCCAAACCTCCAACGTCTGCCACTTCTAGGCCAAACAGCATGGTTGTCAAGGTAACTGGAATAATTTCTCGTCTTACTATCAACAAAGTTGCTTTTTTAACACATGAATGAATAATTCATAGAAATATTCTGGCCGCAGAAAGTGTGCCCACGGGAGTACATCCCGCCGCACATCGTGGCGGAGGCGATCTCGACGCTGCACGGCCTCGACCTGCGGTGGTCGGGGCCGATCACGCCCAGCGAGCGGCTCTACGTGGAGCAGTACGTGTTGGCCAAGTACCCGCAGTACTCCCACGGCCTCATCGAAGAGGAAAGCTGTGACAAGGACGACCTCTACTCCACCTACTATAGCACCGGCTGCATGTCTGCCTCGCCGGAGGGCGGATCTGGCGAGCGGCGGAGGCAGTCTCCGACGGGGTCACCATCGTCGGCGAGGCCCGACATCGACATGGTCAGGCTGGAGCCGTCGCGTCTGCTGGACATCCTGACCAAGAAGTCTTCCTTCACGGGGAGCTTCATCTCCATACCGGAGATCCAGGCCAGGAACAGGGTGCTCCGGCACTGCGGGCTCACCGACGATGAGTACCTCGTGCTCTTCGCCGCCACGCCCAAGGACGCCATGATGCTGGTAGGTTCAGTAGCAACTTCCCTTTTTTTTCCAAAGAGAAGGGGGTTCCCTCCGCCCCATTTTTTTAGAAACAAGGCAAGAAAACAAAACTGTTCCCAGGATGAGCCAAAGTAGTTGAGCCAGtaacaactactccctccatctaagTTTACTTAGTATTAAATTTGTGTAAAAAACCTTAGTATTAAATCAGCGACACTTATTTTAGAATGAATAGAGTATTTTCTATAGTTTCATTCGTAGAGGTCTTCGAACTGCTACTCACTAAACTTTCTTTGCTTTACATACCACAGTTACGTTTCTAAACCTACGTTTTTTTTCTATCCTAAAGGAGGTAGAGACCCGGCCTCTACATTATATTTTTAAAGTTATATCCTGTGATTTATTCAACGACTGCAGAATAGATGGTGACACAAATCAAAAAGACACACCAGATGCACATACGGCCACGAGGAGCATCTTCTGAAAAGATGCCAATCAATGTGGGGCTATATATAAATCAACAACCCTAGAATAATTTGAGGGGCACCCGAGTATGAATTACTGTGAGAATCTACAAAATCCAATAAAATTCTCGCAAGCCAAAAAGAGCCTAAATGTCTAGGTAGTCTGTTTTCATTTGCAATGTGTCTTAGACTCATAGTCGCCTATTAAGTATTTATTTTCTAGAATATACACGAGCGTGTATATCATATGTTGATAGGAAAATAAGGGTGAAGAAACCCTCAACCAAGGTTTGTAAGAACCCGGTTTTACTAGGCTAGTAGCCTAGTAAGATGTATTGCCTTTGTTCCAGTAAATAAAGTGCGCGCATTTAATTTAGGACCCTTATAATTCCCGAACGTTTGAATTTTAAGCATTCCTTCCAAACGTTTtttcatggcaactttagttgacACGAGGTGGCAACTTTAGTTGTTAAAACATGACAATTTTGTCTCAATTCTTTTTTGTCAGAAAATTACCATGTTTACCAACCTCACGTGAACTAAAATTGCCACGAAAAGTGTTTGggttgccatgcttaaaatccaaatgttcgggatttatcattggCCTTAATTTAAGATATAGCTTTACCAATGAATTTACCAATAAATTATGAGTTAATGGCGACAAATATTATAATACCATTAAATGGTCGAATTTGTATTGAAAATAAGTTTTCAATTGTGTGATTCTAAGTCACGTGACTTATCTGTTATTGATCTAATTGATGGTCAAAATTGAATTTGAAAATATGAGTATGCCttaatggagggagtatataactGGATCCACCTGAAATTTTGCACGCAGATAGGCGAGAGCTACCCCTTCTTCAGGAGCAACTACTACATGTCAATTCTAGCCGACGACCGCGACTGCATCCACGCATTTGCGGCGTACAAGGAGGCCAAGGTCATCGCAGCACCGGAGTCCTGGCTGGACCTCCGCATCAAGGGCTCACAGCTCAGCCAGTACTTCCGCCGCAAGTCAAAACTCACGCATAAGGGCCTCTTCGCCTACCCAGCCGTCTCCGCCGCAGCCCCTGCCGCCGACGACGGAATCACCCCGCCACCGCCGCGCTACTCCATGCACTGGGTCTCCGAGGCGCACCGCAACGGGTGGCACGTGCTCCTGGACGCCACCGCGCTGGTCGTCGGCGAGGACCGGCTGCCGCTGTCGCTGCACCGGCCGGACCTCGTGCTGTGCACGCTCGACGACACGCACTCGCAGCAGCCGTCCGCCAAGGTGACATGCCTGCTCGTCAGGAGGAGGTCCTTCGACACCTCCGCCCTGCCGCCACCGCAGCCGCAGCAGAAACAGTGAATGGAGTGGTGGTGATTGAGTGTCGCCCTTGCTAACACAAACTACTGCTGTCGCCGTCTCATCGTGCGTGATGTGCTTGCATGCATGTCCCGCAAAATAAAGCTGCATGGATCTGCTTGTCTATGAgtaaggtgtgtgtgtatgtttgagcACGAATTGTTTCGGGGTTCTCGGAAGACGGAACACATGTACATCTAAATTGGTTATGTTCATCGTTTTATATCTAAGCGAAAACAGTACTCCCTTTTCTTACACGCAAGCGGAAACAATACTCCCCTAACCGCCGCCCCcactttgaacatttttttcaaatacatgtttgAATATATTTTAATGCATGCTAAAAAATTAAATACACGTGAACTTTTTTCGAATAGATGTGAAATAGTTTTtgatacacattgaacatttctTAAAAAAATACATGATGAACAAATTTGTTTTGCGGGGTGATGTACATTTTTCCAAATACTCGTCAAATTCTTTTTGATAGacattgaacatttttaaattACAAATGAACATTTTTCCACATACATGTTCGATTTTTTAGTACATATTAACATTTTTTCAATGGTACGGAAAACTTTCTAAATACGTGAACATTTTTTACATCTTATAAGCATTTTTGCAAAATGTCATGAACGTACATTTGAAATCCTTGGACCTATTTTAGTGTCACAAACATTTTCTAAATGGTATGAAATATATTTTTTATAAATCATGCGAGCATTTTCTTTACATTGCATACAAATTTTGAAACGCATGAAAAATTTAAATGTCATGAATTTTTAAATGtatggattttttttaaaaaatacaCAAACTTCTACACCGCATGAGTATTTTTTTCCATATGCGTGGTGAATTAAAAAATTGAATATATAAATTTATAATATTTCAAAATATAAAAAgttaaaaagaaagaaaaaggagaaagaaCCAGCGAACACCCCTGagtagggatggcaatgggtacccaTTATCCACGTAACCGGCGGGTAAAAACTCTATTAGGGTAAGGGTATGGGACAAAAGTTTACCCATGGGTATATAAGTAGAAAAATCTCAAACCCATCGGGTAGAGAGGACATGGGATCATATAACCCATACCGCGTATCCatctacccgtgtaaaatatgaCAAGTGAGCCTCCCGTAGTATTTAACCCATTCATAACACTATTATAACCTCTATACTTTGTTCTGAGTTTGTGAACTTCAAACGTATGACTATGT
The Aegilops tauschii subsp. strangulata cultivar AL8/78 chromosome 3, Aet v6.0, whole genome shotgun sequence genome window above contains:
- the LOC109740010 gene encoding uncharacterized protein, translated to MCGKMDEVHLHMEHKGIPGGEFGGVRASMSKPPTSATSRPNSMVVKKVCPREYIPPHIVAEAISTLHGLDLRWSGPITPSERLYVEQYVLAKYPQYSHGLIEEESCDKDDLYSTYYSTGCMSASPEGGSGERRRQSPTGSPSSARPDIDMVRLEPSRLLDILTKKSSFTGSFISIPEIQARNRVLRHCGLTDDEYLVLFAATPKDAMMLIGESYPFFRSNYYMSILADDRDCIHAFAAYKEAKVIAAPESWLDLRIKGSQLSQYFRRKSKLTHKGLFAYPAVSAAAPAADDGITPPPPRYSMHWVSEAHRNGWHVLLDATALVVGEDRLPLSLHRPDLVLCTLDDTHSQQPSAKVTCLLVRRRSFDTSALPPPQPQQKQ